One stretch of Bosea vaviloviae DNA includes these proteins:
- a CDS encoding response regulator transcription factor, producing the protein MRLLVVEDDKDLNRQIVTALENAGYAVDKAFDGEEGLYLGETEPYDAVILDLGLPKVDGVAVLQGWRRAGKTMPVLILTARDRWSDKVAGFDAGADDYVVKPFHVEELLARVRALLRRAAGHATSELICGPVRLDTRASRVVVDGNPVKLTSHEYRLLAYLMHHQGRVVSRTELVEHLYDQDFDRDSNTIEVFVGRLRKKLGVEVIETVRGLGYIAAAPEKV; encoded by the coding sequence GTGAGACTGCTCGTCGTCGAGGACGACAAGGACCTCAACCGCCAGATCGTCACCGCGCTGGAGAATGCCGGCTATGCGGTCGACAAGGCTTTTGACGGCGAAGAAGGGCTCTATCTCGGCGAGACCGAGCCCTATGACGCCGTCATTCTCGACCTCGGCCTGCCGAAGGTCGATGGCGTCGCCGTGCTGCAAGGCTGGCGCCGTGCCGGCAAGACGATGCCCGTGCTGATCCTGACGGCGCGCGACCGCTGGAGCGACAAGGTCGCGGGCTTCGATGCCGGTGCCGACGATTATGTGGTCAAGCCCTTCCATGTCGAGGAACTGCTGGCGCGCGTCCGCGCCCTGCTGCGCCGCGCCGCCGGACATGCGACCTCCGAATTGATCTGCGGGCCGGTGCGGCTCGACACGCGCGCCAGCCGCGTCGTCGTCGACGGCAACCCGGTCAAGCTGACCTCGCATGAATATCGCCTGCTCGCCTATCTGATGCATCACCAGGGCCGCGTCGTCTCACGCACGGAATTGGTCGAGCATCTCTACGACCAGGATTTCGACCGGGATTCGAACACGATCGAGGTCTTCGTCGGCCGCTTGCGCAAGAAGCTCGGCGTCGAGGTCATCGAGACCGTGCGGGGCCTCGGCTACATCGCCGCCGCGCCCGAAAAAGTCTGA
- a CDS encoding S1 family peptidase has protein sequence MGLGRLIAAAGLALSAVAAPQMAGAVVGGRDGGPAAASTLMVLNARGGVCSGIVLSSRTILTAAHCADGGTDLRIHWKEGGSDEPVLIAPASVAIHPEFNGGAVANRRRSIDLVLLRVQVALPARFVPATLVDGDLPRSGSSVTLAGYGVTREGEARTTGTYRSAGLVTVEPYGPGRILIWAADSAGLGRKAGAGACQGDSGGPMTSADGGVVAVASWSTGPSGKSCGLLSQGVLVAPQRGWIDKTLSNWGESASWTTRR, from the coding sequence ATGGGCCTCGGACGATTGATCGCAGCCGCGGGGCTGGCGCTGTCGGCGGTCGCCGCTCCGCAAATGGCGGGCGCGGTGGTCGGCGGTCGCGATGGCGGCCCGGCCGCGGCATCGACCCTGATGGTGCTGAACGCGCGCGGCGGCGTCTGCTCGGGCATCGTCCTGTCGTCGCGCACCATCCTGACCGCGGCGCATTGCGCCGATGGCGGCACGGATCTGCGCATCCACTGGAAGGAGGGCGGCAGCGACGAGCCTGTGCTGATCGCCCCGGCCAGCGTCGCCATCCACCCCGAATTCAATGGCGGAGCCGTCGCCAATCGCCGGCGCTCGATCGATCTCGTGCTGCTGCGCGTCCAGGTCGCGCTGCCGGCTCGGTTTGTCCCGGCGACGCTGGTCGATGGCGACCTGCCGCGCTCCGGCTCCTCGGTGACGCTCGCCGGCTATGGCGTGACCCGCGAAGGCGAGGCCCGCACGACCGGAACCTATCGCTCCGCCGGGCTCGTCACCGTCGAGCCCTATGGTCCCGGCCGTATCCTGATCTGGGCGGCGGATTCGGCCGGCCTCGGCAGGAAGGCGGGCGCCGGCGCCTGCCAGGGCGATTCGGGCGGACCGATGACATCGGCCGATGGCGGCGTCGTCGCCGTCGCCAGCTGGTCGACTGGCCCCTCGGGCAAGAGTTGCGGCTTGTTGAGCCAGGGCGTTCTCGTCGCCCCGCAACGCGGCTGGATCGACAAGACCTTGTCGAACTGGGGCGAGAGCGCCAGCTGGACAACGCGCCGCTGA
- a CDS encoding S1 family peptidase: MAATSPALGVVGGTTSREVGGMRASTLRVETSRGELCSGAAIAPELVLTAAHCLMGGGSVRVVSLDPQFRARRHAVIAVLPHPSFVPGTTPRTQPGADLAVLRLASPLPPDIEPLSLGGGLWQGEAVTMAGYGLAIEDNKSTARRLRETPLVNAGNYTTANTVKVAVDTQAKGESPGAGACRGDSGGPVLRGAPASRDLVGIVSWSSGPLNSRVRRICGGFTAITPINEHRHWITEASTRLLALGTGGRQEEAPQPPASYSWWFSR, translated from the coding sequence GTGGCCGCCACCTCCCCTGCGCTCGGCGTCGTGGGCGGCACGACGTCACGGGAGGTCGGCGGCATGCGAGCCTCGACCTTGCGGGTCGAGACCAGCCGCGGCGAACTCTGCTCCGGCGCGGCGATCGCACCTGAGCTGGTCCTGACCGCCGCTCACTGCCTGATGGGCGGCGGTTCCGTCCGCGTCGTCAGCCTCGACCCACAGTTTCGCGCGCGCCGTCACGCCGTGATCGCCGTGCTGCCGCATCCGAGCTTCGTTCCGGGCACGACGCCGCGCACGCAGCCCGGCGCCGATCTCGCGGTGCTGCGGCTGGCATCGCCGCTGCCGCCCGATATCGAGCCGCTCTCGCTCGGCGGCGGCCTCTGGCAGGGCGAGGCCGTGACCATGGCGGGTTATGGGCTAGCGATCGAGGACAATAAGAGCACGGCGCGGCGCCTGCGCGAGACGCCCCTGGTCAATGCCGGCAATTACACCACGGCCAACACCGTGAAGGTCGCGGTCGACACGCAGGCCAAGGGCGAAAGCCCGGGCGCCGGCGCCTGCCGCGGCGATTCCGGCGGCCCCGTGCTGCGCGGCGCGCCCGCTTCGCGCGATCTCGTCGGCATCGTCAGCTGGTCGAGCGGTCCGCTCAATTCGCGGGTCAGGCGCATCTGCGGCGGTTTCACCGCGATCACGCCAATCAACGAGCATCGCCACTGGATCACGGAAGCGAGCACGCGCCTACTCGCGCTCGGCACTGGTGGCCGGCAGGAGGAAGCGCCCCAGCCGCCCGCCAGCTATAGCTGGTGGTTCTCGCGCTGA
- a CDS encoding PepSY domain-containing protein encodes MPVEPIFALALLAAPLPIIRVDDPTPISCLSAEEMRDAVADGRVIQPAQASRHARNAAPGEVLRIRLCRQGEEYVYVVTTLKRDGRVARVTLEGQSGKVATIR; translated from the coding sequence ATGCCCGTTGAACCCATCTTCGCTCTCGCTTTGCTCGCGGCCCCGCTGCCGATCATCCGGGTCGATGACCCGACGCCGATCTCGTGCCTCTCCGCCGAGGAGATGCGCGATGCCGTCGCCGATGGGCGCGTCATCCAGCCTGCGCAGGCCTCGCGTCATGCCCGCAATGCGGCGCCGGGCGAGGTTTTGCGCATTCGGCTGTGCCGCCAGGGCGAGGAATATGTCTATGTGGTCACGACGCTGAAGCGCGACGGCCGCGTCGCCCGCGTGACGCTCGAGGGCCAATCTGGCAAGGTCGCGACCATACGTTGA
- a CDS encoding glycosyltransferase family 2 protein codes for MFPSPPDLTSVLLADLGICLGLLTMAGLLDRAHGTARALFGGTAALFILAYAAWRWQETLPPLEPNFDQIWPYLFLAFEFTAILYTLMSIIILVRFKDRSDEADREEARLRQSGDWPAVDVFICTYSEPLDVVEKSIVAALAIDYPNVTVWVCDDTRRAWLKDYCAELGANYLTRSDNVGAKAGNLNNALFRTAGVTNAPLILVLDADFAVNPTILRRVVGLFRDERTAVVQTPQFFFNADPIQHNLMSSDAWVDDQRIFFDVFQPAKDAWGCAFCVGTSFVVRRDLVTAAGGFPHDAICEDINLTYTLMRDGYETHWLNERLSAGLSAEGLPEYITQRTRWCLGTIQVALLKNGPFRGKNYTLMQRLHYLHGVLNWLCKPFIVLMLIAPSIYWFFDIPAFHADYLAFLRYGVPALLALWIYSGWVSGQRTLPLFMEVTHSITALAVTLTLLSATVRPFGRPFKVTDKGGDRSISSVRWTMAAWFGAISLLSAGSIVWSFISPSGASEVSPLDYFNLLWAGVAMLISFVAFVICFERPRKADEFGIAEPSVLKTEIGTFRCTLSTMGLEGATIQLAELPHELDRSQPLQIWVKTAGWIRAFAREDRIGEIALRLEPNAAQRRALILRLFTTAVDPIARTANWRGVVSGVLRRCFRTA; via the coding sequence ATGTTCCCATCACCGCCGGACCTGACCTCGGTTCTGCTCGCAGATCTCGGCATTTGTCTCGGCCTTCTGACCATGGCGGGCCTGCTTGACCGCGCCCATGGCACGGCGCGCGCGCTGTTTGGCGGCACGGCTGCGCTGTTCATCCTGGCCTATGCCGCCTGGCGCTGGCAGGAGACCTTGCCGCCTCTGGAGCCGAACTTCGATCAGATCTGGCCATATCTGTTCCTGGCCTTCGAGTTTACGGCAATCCTCTATACGCTCATGTCGATCATCATCCTGGTTCGGTTCAAGGACCGCTCGGATGAAGCCGATCGGGAGGAAGCCCGGCTTCGCCAAAGCGGCGACTGGCCTGCGGTCGATGTCTTCATCTGCACCTACAGCGAACCTCTCGACGTGGTCGAGAAATCGATCGTCGCGGCGCTCGCCATCGATTATCCCAATGTCACGGTCTGGGTTTGCGACGACACGCGACGCGCCTGGCTGAAGGATTACTGTGCCGAGCTCGGCGCGAACTATCTGACGCGATCGGACAATGTGGGCGCCAAGGCCGGCAATCTCAACAACGCACTCTTCCGCACCGCCGGCGTCACGAACGCGCCTCTCATTCTCGTCCTTGACGCCGACTTTGCGGTGAACCCGACGATTTTGCGACGGGTGGTCGGGCTGTTTCGGGATGAGCGGACCGCCGTAGTGCAGACACCGCAGTTCTTCTTCAACGCCGACCCGATCCAGCACAACCTGATGAGCTCGGACGCCTGGGTCGACGATCAGCGCATCTTCTTCGACGTGTTTCAGCCGGCCAAGGACGCATGGGGTTGCGCCTTCTGCGTCGGCACCTCCTTCGTCGTGCGGCGCGACCTCGTCACGGCAGCGGGTGGTTTTCCGCATGACGCGATCTGTGAGGACATCAACCTGACCTACACGCTGATGCGGGACGGGTATGAGACACACTGGCTGAACGAGCGGCTGAGCGCGGGGCTATCGGCCGAAGGATTACCTGAATACATCACGCAACGGACCCGGTGGTGCCTCGGCACGATCCAGGTCGCTCTCCTGAAGAATGGCCCTTTCCGCGGGAAAAACTACACATTGATGCAACGCCTGCATTATCTGCATGGCGTCCTGAACTGGCTGTGCAAGCCCTTCATCGTTCTGATGCTGATCGCACCATCGATATACTGGTTCTTCGATATACCCGCCTTCCACGCCGACTACCTTGCATTCCTTCGCTACGGCGTGCCTGCGCTCCTGGCATTGTGGATCTATAGCGGCTGGGTGTCGGGTCAGCGTACGCTTCCCCTGTTCATGGAAGTGACGCACTCGATTACGGCGCTGGCGGTCACCTTGACGCTGCTGTCTGCGACCGTTCGGCCGTTTGGGCGCCCCTTCAAGGTCACCGACAAGGGTGGCGATCGTTCGATCTCGTCGGTGCGCTGGACCATGGCGGCATGGTTTGGCGCCATCTCGCTGCTTTCGGCCGGCTCTATCGTGTGGTCGTTCATCTCTCCGTCCGGCGCGAGCGAAGTGTCGCCACTCGATTATTTCAACTTGCTCTGGGCCGGCGTCGCGATGCTGATCAGCTTCGTCGCCTTTGTGATCTGCTTCGAGCGGCCGCGCAAAGCCGACGAGTTCGGTATCGCCGAGCCCAGCGTATTGAAGACGGAGATCGGCACCTTCCGCTGCACACTCTCGACGATGGGTCTGGAAGGCGCGACCATTCAACTCGCCGAGCTGCCGCATGAACTTGATCGAAGCCAGCCGCTTCAAATCTGGGTCAAAACGGCAGGCTGGATCCGCGCCTTCGCCAGGGAAGACCGTATCGGTGAGATAGCCTTGCGTCTGGAGCCGAACGCCGCCCAGCGCCGCGCCTTGATTCTTCGACTTTTCACCACGGCGGTCGACCCGATCGCGCGGACGGCGAATTGGAGAGGCGTCGTGTCGGGCGTCTTGCGACGGTGCTTCCGGACGGCTTGA
- a CDS encoding HlyD family efflux transporter periplasmic adaptor subunit: MTQEIGSAAHAKSVAAANAKRQRNHSRLIRVSAYSVATVLALLMTTATLPPLLADQSDRAVINAPITLLTAPINGELRQMTGRVGQQMKPGEAVAYVENRRVDRTTLITLESKAEELQGALRAATEKKQADRQYIAALDAEILKQVDQTTRRLDAEIHEARARVGAAEAGGLAKKAVVDRQQSLVSRNAASVDLVRPTQQQYEAARFDKEAEVAKLDQRIAQLSGVKSGIFVGNELSGLALLAQKRRDIAYDAQRMEIEETQIGSSLAAQQSLLAAEQERLENLTNAPIVAANGGSVLSLASTAGRHVKAGDAIATITDCDKAFVVGIFSYRKAQALAVGTRVSVTGATEGTNRQGTISEILPKASEKTDEQYAVPFPQTERREMYVLVSLDPAEAAASAERAAVQSDICSIGQWVTVTRSNGWVPSASVAWRTVTDGLTGPRAAALWESTSSTALAAAEATSRQVVRAATSPEAKQAWLSVSSAAARTVEAVATGFRNLVSWIASPKPNHDSRHTDTKPDDAVGAAL; the protein is encoded by the coding sequence ATGACACAGGAAATCGGCTCGGCCGCTCACGCGAAGTCTGTTGCTGCGGCGAATGCGAAGCGCCAGAGAAACCACTCGCGCCTGATCCGGGTATCCGCTTACTCGGTTGCAACCGTTCTGGCGCTTCTGATGACCACCGCAACCTTGCCACCGCTTCTGGCCGATCAATCGGACCGGGCCGTCATCAATGCGCCGATCACGCTGCTCACCGCTCCGATCAACGGCGAGCTGAGGCAGATGACCGGCCGGGTGGGCCAGCAGATGAAGCCGGGTGAGGCTGTTGCCTATGTCGAAAACCGGCGTGTCGACCGCACGACCCTGATCACGCTGGAAAGCAAGGCTGAAGAGCTTCAGGGCGCTCTTCGTGCCGCCACGGAAAAGAAGCAGGCCGATCGCCAGTACATCGCCGCGCTTGACGCCGAAATCCTGAAGCAGGTCGACCAGACAACGCGACGCCTGGACGCCGAAATCCACGAAGCCCGCGCCCGCGTAGGGGCCGCAGAGGCCGGCGGGCTTGCCAAGAAGGCCGTGGTCGATCGCCAGCAATCGCTGGTCTCCCGAAACGCCGCCAGCGTCGATCTCGTCCGTCCAACCCAGCAACAATACGAAGCCGCGCGCTTTGACAAGGAAGCGGAGGTGGCAAAGCTCGACCAGAGGATCGCGCAGCTGAGCGGTGTCAAAAGCGGGATCTTCGTCGGGAATGAGCTCAGCGGCCTTGCTCTCCTCGCCCAGAAGCGTCGCGACATCGCTTACGATGCGCAACGCATGGAGATCGAGGAGACCCAGATTGGATCGAGCCTCGCGGCTCAGCAGAGCCTTCTCGCAGCCGAGCAGGAACGACTCGAGAACTTGACCAACGCGCCGATCGTGGCGGCCAATGGCGGCTCGGTTCTCAGCCTCGCCAGCACGGCCGGGCGTCACGTCAAAGCCGGCGACGCGATCGCGACGATCACCGATTGCGACAAAGCCTTCGTCGTCGGGATCTTCTCGTACCGTAAAGCCCAGGCTTTGGCAGTCGGCACCCGCGTCAGCGTGACCGGCGCGACCGAAGGCACAAACCGCCAGGGCACGATCAGCGAAATCCTGCCGAAAGCCAGCGAGAAAACCGACGAGCAATATGCAGTTCCGTTCCCGCAGACAGAACGTCGGGAGATGTATGTCCTGGTCAGTCTCGATCCAGCCGAGGCCGCCGCATCGGCCGAGCGCGCGGCTGTCCAATCCGATATCTGCTCGATTGGACAATGGGTGACGGTCACGCGTTCCAATGGCTGGGTGCCGTCCGCCTCGGTCGCCTGGAGGACGGTAACGGATGGCCTGACGGGCCCACGCGCCGCCGCCCTGTGGGAATCCACGTCGTCGACAGCCCTCGCCGCCGCCGAGGCGACATCGCGACAGGTGGTCCGTGCCGCAACATCGCCTGAAGCGAAGCAGGCCTGGCTTTCCGTTTCCAGCGCCGCCGCCAGGACAGTCGAGGCCGTCGCGACCGGCTTTCGCAACTTGGTGTCCTGGATCGCCTCGCCGAAGCCGAACCATGACAGCCGGCACACCGACACGAAACCCGACGACGCGGTCGGAGCAGCATTGTGA